A window of Variovorax paradoxus genomic DNA:
TGGCGGCGGTGGCGGGGCCGCCGGCGCGGGCGGCGGGGCGGGCGAGAAGTAACTGCAGCCCGTCACCAGTGCCAGCGGCAAGGTGAGGGCAAGGGCGGCGCTCGGTGATCCGAACTTCATGGCTGAGTCTCCTGTCGGCGGCGCTGTTAGGCCGCAGGCTGAAAATTGCAGGCCGCGAACATGCGGTGCATCGTCGGGGGTCGTCCTCTTTCGGTCGATCGTGTGTGTCTCGTGGTTGTGGTTTTTGTCGTCGTCGCCGTTCAGAAGCGTTCGTGGGGGGCAAGGTAGCGCCACTGGCCGGGCTGCAGCCCCGCCAGCGGCACGCGTCCGATGCGGATTCGCCGCATCGCCAGAATCCGCAGGCCCACGTTGTCGCAGATGTGGGCAATCTGCCCCGGCCGCGCACCCTTGAGCGCGAAGCGCAGGCCGGTCTGTTCGTCGCTCTGGCGGCCGATGCTCACGCGTGCGGGCGAGCGCTCCAGCCGCGCCAGCACCTCGGGGCTCACCGGGCCGGCCACGTCGACCATCACCTCGTGCTCGAGGATGCCGGCGTCTTCATGCAGCTTGCGTTCGATGCGGAACTCCTGCGTGTACGCGACCAACCCGCTGGCACCGGTCTCCAGCGGCGTCATGCATTGCTGCCCCTTCGCATGCGCCGGCAGGAAGCGCTGCCCGGCGCGCTCGGGCTCGTGGTGGTTGGCGGCCACCAGCAGGCTGTGCGCCCTGTCGGTCGGCATGCCCGCGGGCTTGTAGAGCAGCAGCGTGACGGGAAGGATGGGCTCCGGCTTGGCACCGGCCGCGATCTCGACCTGCTGCTGCGGCAGCACGCGCGACTGCGGCAGCATCTGCTGCACGCCGTCGACGCGCACGGCGCCGTTCTCTATCAGCAGCTCGGCTTCGCGGCGCGACACGCCGGCCATTGCCGCCACGCGCTTGGCCAGGCGGATGCCTTCGCCGTCGTCTTTTTCGGAGTGTCTTGTATTCATCGGGCCTCGGCCAGTTGCCGGATGCGCGCCACATGCGCGGCCAGCGAGCGTGCCGCCACCGGCCACATGCGTTCGGGCACGTCGTCATAGGCGATGGGCAGCCATTGCTCGGGCGTGCCGTCGGGCAGCTTGCGCATGGCGGCGGCGATCTTGGCCTCGCGCTTGAGGCGGTGCGCCTTCAGCATCGCGATGGCGGTGCGCGCGAAGCCGATCACGTAGCCGTGCGCGGGCAGGATGAATTCCACGCCGCCGGCCTCGCAGGCCGCATCGAGCTTGTCGAGCGAATCGAGGTAGGCCGTCATGTCGCCGTCGGGCGGATCGACCACCGTGGTGCTGCCGTTCAGGATGTGGTCGCCGGACAGCAGCAGGCCGTCTTCCTCGAGCAGCAGGCACAGGTGGTTGGCCGCGTGGCCGGGCGTGTGGATCACGCGCAGCGTGTGGCTGATGGCGGTGCCTTCTGGCGTGGTGCCCGAGAGCACGAGGCGCTCGCCGTCGGCCAGCTCGCGCTCGGGCGTGAAGCGCGCCGTGGCGCGCGCGGTCGGCTGCGAGGCCAGGCCGAGGATCGGCGGCCTCTTGTCCTTGCACAGCGCCTGCAGCGGCGCGGCGCCCGGCGAATGGTCGGCATGCGAATGCGTGCAGACGATCATGCGGATGTCGCCATGCGTGGCGCGCCACAGGCGGCCGATGTGGTCGAAGTCGTTCGGGCCCGGGTCGACGACGATGTAGCCGGTGGCCGCGTCGCCCACGATGTAGCTGTTGGTGCCGGGGCCGGTCATGGCGCTCGGGTTGGGCGCCGTGAGGCGCATCACGTTCTTCAGCAGCGCAACCGGGTGCTCGCTCTGCCAGTCGAGCGCATGCGCGATCTGGCCGTCGGGGCACACCAGCGCGAGTTCGCCGAAGGGCGATTCGTGCTCCATATAGCGCGCGTCCTCGCCCTTGAGCAGGCCGGCGCGCGGGCAGCTGGTCCACAGCGGGGCTTCGCCGGCGCCGAGCGGCGCGCAGGCCGCGAGCACCGCGTCGACGCTGGCGTAGGCAGCCAGGCGCTGCAGCGTGCGCACGGTCGGGAAGATCATGAAGAAGCTGCCGGCCTCGTGGCGCGCGAGCGCATCGGCGGGGCGCACCCAGCAGGGCTCGAACTGCTCGCTCTCGTCGGCCGTGGGCGTCTGGCCTTCGGGCATGCGCGCCACCAGGAAGGGCACGTCGAAGCGCTTGGGCAGGTCGCGGTCGGTGATCCAGTGCGCGAAGGTGAACACGCGGTCGGAATCGAGCACCAGGCCGCGCGCGGCGCACTGGTCGGCGAAGGCGGTGCCGGCCGTGTCGGCGCGGTCCATCGCTGCTATGTCGGCGGCGCTCACGGGGCGGCCGTCGGCATGGTGCGCGAGCAGGATGCCAAGCTCTTCGAAGGCCTCGCGGATTGCCGCGATGGCTTGCGTGCGCTGCACCCGGCTCTGCGTCGGGCGGCGGGTGGCGATTCGCTTGGCGGCTTCGTCGGCCGCGTCGATGTGGCCGCCGGGGAACACATAGGCGCCGGGCGCGAAGCTGGCGGTGGCCGAGCGGCGCGTCATCAGCACTTCGATGCCGGCGGCGGTGTCGCGCAGCAGCAGCACGGTGGCTGCCGCGCGAACGGGCGCGGGCTCGCGTGCGGGGTGGATTTGTTGGGAGGAGCGGACCATGGAGGGATTATCGGGAGCAGGCGCCGCGCGCGTGTGTCGCGCGCAAGATGGCCCATTCTCTCTTGTCACGCGGCGCACTGTTGCTGGTGGTGGCCGCTGCCTTCTTTGGTACGTGCACAGGGCACGCTGCCGGGTTGCAGCCGATCGATCAGCTCCCCGAGCAACGCTGCTTACAAAGTCTTGGTCAGAGTAACGATAAAGCGTGCCTTGTTCGGCGAATAGGTCTGCTTGCCGAACGCACCGAAGCCCAAGTCGACACCGGGATTGCTCACGGAGAGATAAGAGCTCTGCCTGTTGGCGCCTTGCACCGAACCGGCCAGCGACAGGCCGTTGCCGAAGTCGTAGCTCGCGCCCACGTTGTAGTCCACATAGCTCTTGTAGCCCAGGCGGCGGATGTCGCTGGACATGTTGGTGTAGCCCACCGCAGCCTTCAGCGTGACCTTGGGGAAGACTTCCTTGCTGTAGGCCAGGTTCAGGTAACCGGTGTTGGTGCCCTTCAGGCCCGAGCCGGCCTTGTTGCCGGCGTAGCCGAAGTAGTCCTTCGACACCGTGTGCGAATACTTCAGTGTGAACGAACCGATGGTCTCGTCGGTGTAGCCGGCGCTGCCGTAAACCTCTGTCGTATTGCCCGACGAGTTGCCCGGATAGATGTACGTGAGCGCGCCCACGTCCATGTCGAACACGCCGGCCTTGAACTTGTAGCCGCCGTAGATGTCGCTTTCGATGCTGTTGCCCTTGAGCCAGTTGACGCTCGAGTTCCAGTTGCCCACATAGAAGCCGCTGTCGCCGAAGGCGTAGTCGAAGCCGCCCTGTATGGCGGGCTTGAAGGCCTTGGTCTTGGCGTAGTCGTTCTTGCCCAGCATGTCCTGGTCTTGCCCGCGGAACTTGTAGTCGGTGGTGAATGCCACGTTGCCCGAGAGCTGCGCGTTCGCGAGCATCGGAAGGGCGGCCAGGGTGGGAAGAACGAGCACCGGCAGGGCGATGCGGATCAGATGTTTCATTGTCAAAAAAGCCAACTTATGAAGGAGCCGGCAGCGTAGAAGCCGGCATCTAAAGGCCGCGTAAAAAATGAAGGCCGCGGCGCAAAAGTTTTGCCTCCGGCATCGTCATCGCGACCACGCCGGCCACCACGCAACCCAGGCCGATCCATGCCGTGGGCGCGAGCGTTTCGCCGAGAAAGAGCACGCCTATCGCCACGCCGATGGGCACGCGCAGGTAGGCCTGCGCGGAAGTCGACATCGGCCCCAGCGTCCTGATGAGGCGGAAGTAGATCGTGAAGGCCAGCGCCGTCGACAGCACCGCCAGCGCGAGCACCGCCCCCACCGAAGCGGCCGAAGGCGCGAGCGTCCAGGGCCGGTCGATGAAAAGGCTCGCGGGCAGCAGCATCGCGGTGCCGCTCAGCATCGAGCCGGCGGCGGGCACCATCGGGTCCAGCCCCTTGAACACGCGGCCGAACATCGCGGCGCAGCCGTAGCACACGGCCGCCGCCACCAGCGCGAGTTGCGCGAGCAGCGAATGCCCGAGCCCGTTCAGCGCCTCCAGGCCGACGATCAGGCAGATGCCCGCCAGCCCCGCGCCCACGCCGAAGAAGCGCTGCAGCGTGGGCCTGCCGGCGCTGCCCATGCCCAGCCCGAGCAGGAAGATGAAGATCGGCGAGGTCGAATTGAGGATGGTCGCCAGGCCCGCGTCCACGCTGCGCTCGGCCCAGGCGATCAGCGTGAACGGCAGCACGCTGTTCAGGCAGGCCTGCACCGCGAAGCGGCCCCACATTGCAGGTTCCTTCGGCAGCCTCACGCCGCGCATGCGCAGCACAGCCAGGAGCAGCGCGCCGGCAATCAGCGTGCGCGCCGCGATCAGCGTGACCGGCGGGATCGTCGCCACGCCGATCTTGATGAAGGTGTACGAGGCGCCCCAGCAGGTGGCGAGCACCGCGAGCAGCGCCCATTCGAAGGCGGGGTTGATTGCGGGCTGGCCGGCGGAAGAGGGCGTCGATGCTTCTTGCATGGTGCGCCGATCATCCCGGCGGCGGCGCACCGGCACTTCGCCCGCGGGCGAAGCGTGGATGTCTCTCTCAGTGCGGGTGGTCGTGCGGCTTGCTGTTGCCGCTGTTGTTGCCGCCGCCGTTCAGCAGCGTCGCCAGGTCGACTTCCTGCTCGGCCGCCGCGCCGGCGATCACGCGCTGCTCCAGCTCGTCGAGATGCTCCATCGCCACGGCCAATGCCTTGTCGAGCGACTTGCCGGTGGCCAGCGCCTCGATGATCTGCTCATGCTCGCGGGGCGCGCAGCTCGCGGCCTCGGCGGAGTCGTAGAGCGCCTTGTACAGCTCGGTGTTCGAAATCAGCCGCTGGATGTATGAGAGCAGCTCCTCGCTGCCCGCCATCTGCGCCAGCAGCAGGTGGAAGTCGCCGGCCAGCCGTATCGAGTCTTCGCGGCGGCCTTCCTTGAACGCCTTCTGCTCCGCCTGCACGTGCTTGCGCAGCGCGGCCACCTGCTCGCGCGCGAGGTTGCCGAACAGCGTGGTGATCAGCCCCGCCTCCACGATGCGGCGCGCGCGGTAGATGCCGCGCATGTCGTCGATCGAGGGGTTGGGCACGAAGGCGCCGCGGTTGTGCTCCAGCACCAGCCGCTTTTCGGAGCCCAGCCGCGCCAGCACCTTGCGCACCGCGCCGCGCGTGCAGCCCAGGGCCTCGGCCAGCGCGCGTTCGCGCAATGGCGTGCCGGGGCGCAGCTTGCCGCTGAGCAGCGCCTTCGACACGGCGGCGTAGACGCGCTCGTCCACGTTCGCGTCGTCGTCGGCTTCCGTGAGTTCGGGGGAGGGGGCGGTCGCTGGGGTCTTGCGTGCGGCGGAGGGCATAGGCAGCCGGATTATTGCTTGCGCAATGCCGCCTCAGGGAAAGCCCCCGGATTGACTCGCGGGGGTGCGCTCCGTACCATTCGCGCCCATCCGTGCTGAATGGTTAACCAAAATAAATTGTATGGTTAACCAAAATCCAAGAAAATCCCAACCAGAGACAGAAACGAGGCTCTCCATGAAATCCGCCAAATGGCTTGCCGCACTGCCGGTCGCCGCCTTCTTCAGCGGGGGATGGTTGTCGTCCGTCGCGCCCACCTTCGTGCTCGGCATGC
This region includes:
- a CDS encoding GntR family transcriptional regulator, whose translation is MPSAARKTPATAPSPELTEADDDANVDERVYAAVSKALLSGKLRPGTPLRERALAEALGCTRGAVRKVLARLGSEKRLVLEHNRGAFVPNPSIDDMRGIYRARRIVEAGLITTLFGNLAREQVAALRKHVQAEQKAFKEGRREDSIRLAGDFHLLLAQMAGSEELLSYIQRLISNTELYKALYDSAEAASCAPREHEQIIEALATGKSLDKALAVAMEHLDELEQRVIAGAAAEQEVDLATLLNGGGNNSGNSKPHDHPH
- a CDS encoding RNA pseudouridine synthase, translating into MNTRHSEKDDGEGIRLAKRVAAMAGVSRREAELLIENGAVRVDGVQQMLPQSRVLPQQQVEIAAGAKPEPILPVTLLLYKPAGMPTDRAHSLLVAANHHEPERAGQRFLPAHAKGQQCMTPLETGASGLVAYTQEFRIERKLHEDAGILEHEVMVDVAGPVSPEVLARLERSPARVSIGRQSDEQTGLRFALKGARPGQIAHICDNVGLRILAMRRIRIGRVPLAGLQPGQWRYLAPHERF
- a CDS encoding DMT family transporter gives rise to the protein MQEASTPSSAGQPAINPAFEWALLAVLATCWGASYTFIKIGVATIPPVTLIAARTLIAGALLLAVLRMRGVRLPKEPAMWGRFAVQACLNSVLPFTLIAWAERSVDAGLATILNSTSPIFIFLLGLGMGSAGRPTLQRFFGVGAGLAGICLIVGLEALNGLGHSLLAQLALVAAAVCYGCAAMFGRVFKGLDPMVPAAGSMLSGTAMLLPASLFIDRPWTLAPSAASVGAVLALAVLSTALAFTIYFRLIRTLGPMSTSAQAYLRVPIGVAIGVLFLGETLAPTAWIGLGCVVAGVVAMTMPEAKLLRRGLHFLRGL
- a CDS encoding TorF family putative porin — translated: MKHLIRIALPVLVLPTLAALPMLANAQLSGNVAFTTDYKFRGQDQDMLGKNDYAKTKAFKPAIQGGFDYAFGDSGFYVGNWNSSVNWLKGNSIESDIYGGYKFKAGVFDMDVGALTYIYPGNSSGNTTEVYGSAGYTDETIGSFTLKYSHTVSKDYFGYAGNKAGSGLKGTNTGYLNLAYSKEVFPKVTLKAAVGYTNMSSDIRRLGYKSYVDYNVGASYDFGNGLSLAGSVQGANRQSSYLSVSNPGVDLGFGAFGKQTYSPNKARFIVTLTKTL
- a CDS encoding MBL fold metallo-hydrolase — protein: MVRSSQQIHPAREPAPVRAAATVLLLRDTAAGIEVLMTRRSATASFAPGAYVFPGGHIDAADEAAKRIATRRPTQSRVQRTQAIAAIREAFEELGILLAHHADGRPVSAADIAAMDRADTAGTAFADQCAARGLVLDSDRVFTFAHWITDRDLPKRFDVPFLVARMPEGQTPTADESEQFEPCWVRPADALARHEAGSFFMIFPTVRTLQRLAAYASVDAVLAACAPLGAGEAPLWTSCPRAGLLKGEDARYMEHESPFGELALVCPDGQIAHALDWQSEHPVALLKNVMRLTAPNPSAMTGPGTNSYIVGDAATGYIVVDPGPNDFDHIGRLWRATHGDIRMIVCTHSHADHSPGAAPLQALCKDKRPPILGLASQPTARATARFTPERELADGERLVLSGTTPEGTAISHTLRVIHTPGHAANHLCLLLEEDGLLLSGDHILNGSTTVVDPPDGDMTAYLDSLDKLDAACEAGGVEFILPAHGYVIGFARTAIAMLKAHRLKREAKIAAAMRKLPDGTPEQWLPIAYDDVPERMWPVAARSLAAHVARIRQLAEAR